Proteins from one Algicella marina genomic window:
- the dut gene encoding dUTP diphosphatase — translation MIHAEPICTVAILRTEGADPEIPLPDYATAQAAGMDVHANFGEANREEGIQLQPGERALIPTGFSIALPPGYEMQLRPRSGLALRYGITLANAPGTIDADYRGEVGVILINHGSDTCRIKHGTRIAQFVVAPVLKVRWEEVKTLSGTKRGGGGFGSTGS, via the coding sequence ATGATACACGCTGAACCCATATGCACCGTGGCGATCCTGCGCACAGAGGGTGCCGACCCTGAGATACCGCTGCCTGACTACGCGACGGCGCAGGCGGCAGGCATGGACGTGCATGCCAATTTCGGCGAGGCCAACCGCGAGGAGGGCATTCAGCTGCAGCCGGGAGAGCGGGCGCTGATTCCCACCGGTTTCTCGATTGCGCTGCCGCCGGGATACGAGATGCAGTTGCGCCCGCGCTCCGGCCTTGCCCTGCGTTATGGCATCACGCTGGCAAACGCGCCGGGGACGATCGACGCCGATTACCGCGGCGAGGTCGGCGTCATCCTCATCAACCACGGGTCCGACACCTGCCGGATCAAACATGGCACGCGGATCGCGCAGTTCGTCGTGGCCCCGGTGCTGAAGGTGCGCTGGGAAGAGGTCAAGACGCTGAGCGGCACGAAACGCGGCGGGGGCGGTTTCGGCTCTACGGGCAGCTGA
- a CDS encoding YdeI/OmpD-associated family protein has product MMITDIEDFFARGCGRCDRFDTPDCSVQQWRDGLEGLRRICRSAGLEEAVKWGHPCYMHAGRNIVIIGAFRGDFRMTFFKAALMKDPESVLEKQGPNTRHADAIRFTENAQVAAMEPVIKAYLSEAMGYAEAGIEPVKEVREIELPEELVTALDADPELAEAFHSLTPGRQKSYVINLSGAKKAETRVARIEKFRDKILSGKGATER; this is encoded by the coding sequence ATGATGATCACCGATATCGAGGACTTCTTTGCCAGAGGCTGCGGGCGCTGCGACCGGTTCGACACGCCGGACTGTTCCGTACAGCAGTGGCGCGACGGTCTGGAAGGATTGCGGCGAATATGCCGGTCCGCCGGGCTGGAGGAGGCGGTGAAATGGGGGCATCCGTGCTACATGCACGCGGGGCGCAACATCGTGATCATCGGAGCGTTTCGCGGCGATTTCCGGATGACCTTTTTCAAAGCGGCACTGATGAAGGACCCGGAAAGCGTGCTGGAGAAACAGGGGCCGAACACACGGCACGCCGACGCCATCCGCTTCACGGAAAATGCGCAGGTGGCGGCGATGGAACCGGTGATCAAGGCTTACCTCTCGGAGGCGATGGGTTATGCCGAGGCGGGCATCGAGCCGGTGAAGGAAGTGCGGGAGATCGAACTGCCGGAGGAACTTGTGACGGCGCTGGACGCGGACCCGGAGCTTGCGGAAGCGTTTCACAGCCTGACGCCGGGGCGACAGAAGAGTTACGTCATCAATCTGAGCGGAGCGAAGAAGGCGGAGACGCGGGTAGCGCGGATCGAGAAATTCCGGGACAAGATCCTTTCGGGCAAGGGGGCCACGGAACGTTAG
- a CDS encoding DUF1203 domain-containing protein yields the protein MNYRIRGLDPEAFSRFYGLSDGQLAELGVIRCAVDACPGFPDRVEMRDMEAGETALLLNYEHLPVTSPYRSCHAIFVREGAERAYDREGVVPEVMKRRLIALRGFDDRGFMLEADVAEGDAIEPLIGRMFADPAVKYIHAHNARQGCFAGLIERA from the coding sequence ATGAATTATCGCATCAGGGGGCTGGATCCGGAGGCGTTCAGCAGGTTCTATGGCCTGTCGGATGGGCAGCTTGCCGAGCTAGGGGTGATCCGCTGCGCCGTGGATGCCTGCCCGGGCTTTCCGGATCGTGTGGAGATGAGAGACATGGAGGCGGGCGAGACGGCGCTGTTGCTGAATTACGAGCACCTGCCGGTGACCTCGCCCTATCGATCCTGCCATGCCATCTTTGTGCGCGAGGGCGCGGAGCGGGCCTATGACCGGGAGGGGGTCGTTCCCGAGGTGATGAAACGGCGCCTGATCGCGCTGCGCGGTTTCGATGACCGCGGTTTCATGCTCGAGGCGGATGTGGCGGAGGGCGATGCCATCGAGCCGCTGATCGGCCGGATGTTCGCCGATCCCGCTGTCAAATACATCCACGCCCACAATGCCAGACAGGGGTGTTTCGCCGGGTTGATCGAGCGGGCCTGA
- a CDS encoding ABC transporter permease, with amino-acid sequence MSMAERHIPDRLTGRAARVLKSWETLLLAVAVGIFILNSFASPYFLNAWNLSDATFNFTEKAMIAFAMTLLIIAGEIDLSVASIIALASTCMGFAAEAGVGTGGLVAIGLTVGLACGAFNAFFVTVLGLPSIVVTIGTMSLFRGISYIVLGDGAFRGYPADFAFFGQGYVFWVISFELVLFAVLAVIYGVVLHKTNFGRAVYAIGNNPMAALFSGIRVQRVKFILFLLTGLMSGIAAVCLTSRLGSTRPSIATGMELEVVTMVVLGGVNILGGSGTIPGVVIAAFVMGLVTFGLGLLNVPGIVMSIFIGALLIGVIALPRLWTKMRRRR; translated from the coding sequence ATGAGCATGGCGGAACGACATATCCCCGACAGGCTGACGGGCCGCGCGGCGCGGGTGCTGAAAAGCTGGGAGACGCTGCTGCTGGCCGTGGCGGTCGGCATCTTCATCCTCAACTCCTTCGCCTCGCCCTATTTCCTGAACGCTTGGAACCTGTCGGACGCCACGTTCAACTTCACCGAGAAGGCGATGATCGCCTTCGCCATGACGCTGCTGATCATCGCGGGTGAGATCGACCTGTCGGTCGCGTCGATCATCGCCCTTGCCTCCACCTGCATGGGCTTCGCGGCGGAGGCGGGCGTGGGCACGGGCGGGCTGGTGGCCATCGGGCTGACGGTGGGGCTGGCCTGCGGGGCGTTCAACGCGTTCTTCGTGACCGTGCTGGGCCTGCCCTCGATCGTCGTGACGATCGGGACGATGAGCCTGTTTCGCGGAATCAGCTATATCGTGCTGGGGGACGGCGCGTTTCGCGGCTACCCGGCGGATTTCGCCTTTTTCGGGCAGGGCTACGTGTTCTGGGTGATCAGTTTCGAGCTGGTGCTCTTTGCCGTGCTGGCGGTGATCTATGGCGTGGTGCTGCACAAGACGAATTTCGGCCGCGCGGTCTATGCCATCGGCAACAACCCGATGGCGGCGCTTTTTTCCGGCATCCGCGTGCAGCGGGTGAAGTTCATCCTGTTCCTGCTGACCGGGCTGATGAGCGGGATCGCCGCTGTCTGCCTGACTTCGCGGCTCGGCTCCACCCGGCCGTCCATCGCCACGGGGATGGAGCTGGAGGTGGTGACGATGGTGGTGCTGGGCGGCGTGAACATCCTCGGCGGTTCCGGCACCATTCCCGGCGTGGTGATCGCGGCCTTCGTGATGGGGCTGGTGACCTTCGGGCTGGGGCTGTTGAACGTGCCGGGGATCGTGATGTCGATCTTCATCGGGGCGCTGCTGATCGGGGTGATCGCGCTGCCGAGGCTGTGGACGAAGATGCGGAGGCGGCGATGA
- a CDS encoding GNAT family N-acetyltransferase translates to MLWMLACTAIVVAGLRARQVRGDLVLGIGLGGAGFAVLMAVLDPGARPTAESMQGWLLLLVLLVPVLGYRAVLRWARQRSAALEGASGGREDHPAGFVLIENDAALTAEVQAKLRAAGHAAVPGSTTTGFSIGFRGDDGAIHASGRVTLTQGLADFGPVWVEPEARANGLGRRLMAEMEREAGVRGARRAVLQTFSWQAEGFYAALGYSVLARVEMPEGGARLYMSKDLS, encoded by the coding sequence ATGCTGTGGATGCTCGCCTGCACCGCCATTGTCGTGGCCGGTCTGCGGGCGCGGCAGGTGCGGGGCGATCTCGTGCTTGGTATCGGCCTTGGCGGTGCCGGCTTCGCGGTGCTGATGGCGGTTCTGGACCCGGGTGCCCGACCGACGGCGGAAAGCATGCAGGGATGGTTGCTGCTGCTGGTGCTGCTGGTGCCGGTGCTGGGCTACCGGGCGGTGCTGCGCTGGGCGCGGCAGCGCAGTGCGGCGCTGGAAGGGGCGAGCGGCGGGCGGGAGGACCATCCTGCCGGCTTCGTGCTGATCGAGAATGACGCTGCCCTGACGGCCGAGGTTCAGGCGAAGCTGAGGGCCGCCGGTCATGCCGCGGTGCCGGGGTCGACCACAACCGGGTTTTCGATCGGGTTCCGTGGCGATGACGGGGCGATCCACGCCTCTGGCAGGGTGACATTGACACAGGGGCTGGCGGATTTCGGACCGGTCTGGGTGGAGCCGGAGGCACGGGCAAACGGGCTGGGCCGCCGGCTGATGGCGGAGATGGAGCGCGAGGCCGGGGTGCGGGGGGCGCGGCGGGCAGTGCTGCAGACGTTCAGCTGGCAGGCGGAGGGTTTCTATGCGGCGCTCGGCTATTCTGTGCTGGCACGGGTGGAGATGCCGGAAGGCGGCGCACGACTATACATGAGCAAGGACCTGTCATGA
- a CDS encoding helix-turn-helix transcriptional regulator has translation MPRSDRLLRLVQALRTLPAPVTAARLAEEMGVSHRTLYRDIAALRASGAIIDGEAGVGYVLVEDGAMPPQTLERLELEAVILGLAAVGNFGDQALASAAASAAAKIVGSLDERRQREALHPVLMSYSYIERAPWTVPQEEIRRACWEERALEISYRDKHGAVTERIIEPLAMVYFDCGLALLARCRLRQDYRIFRLDRIVSVQTTSDSFRPRRAAMLREHLALLESRGSQG, from the coding sequence ATGCCCCGCAGTGACCGCCTACTTCGCCTCGTTCAGGCCCTGCGCACCCTGCCGGCCCCTGTCACCGCCGCGCGTCTGGCAGAGGAAATGGGTGTTTCGCATCGCACCCTCTATCGCGATATTGCCGCCCTCCGCGCCTCTGGCGCCATCATAGACGGCGAGGCCGGCGTCGGCTACGTGCTGGTTGAAGACGGTGCCATGCCGCCACAAACGCTGGAGCGTCTGGAACTGGAAGCCGTGATCCTCGGCCTCGCCGCCGTCGGCAATTTCGGCGACCAGGCCCTTGCCAGCGCAGCCGCCAGCGCAGCCGCCAAGATCGTCGGCAGCCTCGATGAGCGCCGCCAGCGGGAGGCGCTCCACCCGGTTTTGATGAGCTACTCCTACATCGAACGCGCGCCCTGGACCGTGCCGCAGGAGGAGATCCGCCGCGCCTGCTGGGAAGAACGCGCCCTCGAAATTTCCTACAGGGACAAGCATGGCGCGGTGACGGAGCGCATCATCGAACCGCTGGCCATGGTCTACTTCGACTGCGGCCTCGCCCTCCTCGCCCGCTGCCGGCTGCGGCAGGATTACCGCATCTTCCGGCTCGACAGGATCGTAAGCGTGCAGACCACCAGCGACAGCTTTCGCCCGCGGCGCGCCGCCATGCTCCGCGAACACCTTGCCTTGCTCGAATCTCGCGGCTCTCAGGGCTGA
- a CDS encoding glutathione S-transferase family protein, whose product MLKLYHAPRSRSSRIVSLIHELGAGNDIEIVPVTVPRIDGTGGPDPANPHPEKKVPLLMNGSELIRETVAITQYLTDLYCEAGMAPAPGAPQRGTYLSWLAYYAGVVEPVMVMKVAGLTHPVIDVTFRGEAEMVARLAEALEDRPYLLGDQYSAADLILASPFAWMPDATPDVACIRDWVARTQDREAVRRTAEQDAAWLEAA is encoded by the coding sequence ATGCTGAAACTCTACCACGCGCCGCGCTCTCGTTCTTCGCGGATCGTGTCGCTGATCCATGAACTCGGAGCCGGCAACGATATCGAGATCGTGCCCGTGACCGTCCCGCGGATCGACGGAACGGGCGGGCCGGATCCGGCCAATCCTCACCCCGAGAAGAAGGTGCCGTTGCTGATGAACGGCAGCGAACTGATCCGCGAGACGGTGGCGATCACCCAGTACCTGACTGACCTCTATTGCGAGGCCGGGATGGCACCGGCGCCGGGGGCGCCGCAGCGGGGAACCTATCTTTCCTGGCTGGCCTACTATGCGGGTGTCGTCGAGCCGGTGATGGTGATGAAGGTTGCCGGGCTGACGCATCCCGTGATTGATGTGACCTTCCGGGGTGAGGCCGAGATGGTGGCACGGCTGGCCGAGGCGCTGGAGGATCGGCCATATCTCCTCGGTGACCAGTATAGCGCGGCGGACCTGATCCTGGCCTCGCCCTTCGCATGGATGCCGGACGCGACGCCGGACGTGGCCTGCATCCGCGACTGGGTGGCGCGAACACAGGATCGGGAAGCCGTGCGGCGCACGGCCGAACAGGATGCGGCGTGGCTGGAAGCAGCGTGA
- a CDS encoding L-rhamnose mutarotase, whose amino-acid sequence MSERYAFRMRLNAGCEAEYTRRHDEIWPELAALLRQAGVSDYSIWLDRETLCLFGILTRAEGHGMDDLPAHPVMQRWWAHMADIMEVEADNAPVAVPLVRVFDMP is encoded by the coding sequence ATGAGCGAGCGGTATGCATTCCGGATGCGGCTGAATGCGGGCTGCGAAGCGGAGTACACGCGGCGGCATGACGAGATCTGGCCGGAGCTTGCGGCGCTGCTGCGGCAGGCGGGTGTCTCCGACTACTCCATCTGGCTCGACCGCGAGACGCTGTGCCTGTTCGGTATCCTGACGCGGGCCGAGGGCCACGGGATGGACGATCTGCCCGCCCACCCGGTGATGCAGCGCTGGTGGGCACATATGGCCGACATCATGGAGGTGGAGGCGGACAACGCGCCGGTGGCGGTGCCGCTGGTGCGCGTGTTCGACATGCCGTGA
- a CDS encoding ABC transporter permease — MRLVKSRETVLFAALCLLLALIASRFAGFVAPGNLARVFNDTAPLMMLALGQMVVILTRCIDLSVAANLALTGMVCAMLNVAMPGLPIPVILIIATGLGALMGLANGLLVWKLDIPPIVVTLGTMTIFRGIIFLISDGKWVNAHEMSAGFTGFPRAAVLGLPVLSWIAVLAVLAFAVLMARTALGRSFYAVGGNPHAAVYAGINVGRTQCIAFVFSGALAGLTGYLWVARYAVAYVDIAGGFELEVVAACVIGGISIAGGIGSVGGAVLGALFLGVVKNALPVVNISPFWQLAISGSAILIAVALNSDARRKTGRIILRKAEGGQ; from the coding sequence ATGCGGCTGGTCAAATCGCGGGAGACGGTGCTGTTCGCCGCCCTGTGCCTGCTGCTGGCGCTGATCGCCAGCCGGTTCGCCGGGTTCGTGGCGCCGGGGAACCTCGCGCGGGTGTTCAACGATACCGCGCCATTGATGATGCTGGCGCTGGGCCAGATGGTGGTGATCCTGACGCGGTGCATCGATTTGTCGGTCGCCGCCAACCTGGCGCTGACAGGCATGGTGTGCGCGATGCTGAACGTGGCGATGCCCGGCTTGCCGATCCCGGTGATCCTGATCATCGCCACGGGGCTTGGTGCGCTCATGGGGTTGGCCAACGGCCTCTTGGTGTGGAAGCTCGACATCCCGCCCATCGTGGTGACGCTGGGCACGATGACGATCTTTCGCGGCATCATCTTCCTGATCTCGGACGGCAAATGGGTTAATGCCCACGAGATGAGTGCGGGCTTCACCGGCTTTCCGCGGGCCGCAGTGCTGGGCCTGCCGGTTCTGAGCTGGATCGCGGTGCTGGCGGTACTGGCCTTCGCAGTGCTGATGGCGCGCACGGCGCTGGGCCGCTCTTTCTACGCCGTGGGCGGCAACCCGCATGCGGCCGTTTATGCCGGCATCAACGTGGGCCGCACGCAGTGCATCGCCTTCGTGTTCTCGGGCGCGCTGGCGGGGCTGACGGGCTATCTGTGGGTGGCGCGCTATGCGGTGGCATACGTGGATATCGCGGGCGGGTTCGAGCTGGAGGTGGTGGCGGCCTGCGTGATCGGCGGTATTTCCATTGCGGGCGGCATCGGCTCGGTCGGCGGGGCGGTGCTGGGGGCGCTGTTTCTCGGCGTCGTGAAGAACGCGCTGCCGGTCGTGAACATTTCGCCGTTCTGGCAACTGGCGATTTCGGGCAGCGCCATCCTGATCGCCGTCGCGCTGAACTCGGATGCACGCCGCAAGACCGGGCGGATCATCCTGCGCAAAGCGGAGGGCGGGCAATGA
- a CDS encoding FGGY-family carbohydrate kinase — protein sequence MSIARVAVIDIGKTNAKLALVDLARLEEIAVVTRPNTVLPGPPWPHFDVEGHWAFVLEGLARFHAEQGVDAIAVTTHGASCALLDAQGGLAAPILDYEHDGPDAVAAEYDALRPGFDETGSSRLPQGLNVGAQLHWMLGEMPGLRERVATVLTYPQYWAHRLTGVAASDVTSLGCHTDLWSPTTGRFTELPQRLGLGGKMAAPRRPGELLGRVLPQVARATGLPQDTPVVTGIHDSNASLYPHIRAHSAPFSTVSTGTWVVVMAVGSRSEALDPARDTLLNVSAEGQPVPSARFMGGREFEIVRDGADTEATPQAAARVLDTGIMLLPSVVPGTGPYPGRTMAWIGTEPAVGSAERSAALAFYLALMTATCLRLAGHRGDIFVEGPFTQNGSYLDMLAAVTDDRVLKMRSSTGTSIGAALLFSDDAPDLRPSLHAATANAAALRSYASRWQAEVDQV from the coding sequence GTGAGCATCGCCCGCGTAGCCGTGATCGACATCGGCAAGACCAACGCCAAGCTGGCGCTGGTCGATCTGGCGCGGTTGGAGGAAATCGCCGTGGTCACGCGCCCCAACACGGTGCTGCCGGGGCCGCCCTGGCCGCATTTCGACGTGGAAGGGCACTGGGCCTTCGTGCTGGAGGGGCTGGCGCGGTTTCACGCGGAGCAGGGTGTGGATGCCATCGCGGTAACGACGCATGGCGCGAGTTGCGCGTTACTGGATGCGCAGGGCGGGCTGGCGGCGCCGATCCTTGATTACGAGCATGACGGGCCGGATGCGGTGGCGGCGGAGTACGACGCGCTGCGGCCCGGCTTCGACGAGACCGGCTCATCCCGCCTGCCGCAGGGGCTGAACGTGGGCGCACAACTGCACTGGATGCTCGGTGAAATGCCCGGCTTGCGGGAGCGGGTGGCGACGGTGCTGACCTATCCGCAATACTGGGCCCACCGCCTGACCGGCGTGGCGGCGAGCGATGTCACCTCGCTCGGTTGCCACACGGACCTCTGGTCACCGACGACAGGACGCTTCACTGAACTGCCGCAACGGCTGGGGCTCGGCGGAAAGATGGCCGCGCCGCGTCGTCCGGGCGAATTGCTGGGACGCGTGTTGCCGCAGGTGGCCCGGGCAACCGGTCTGCCGCAGGATACGCCGGTTGTCACAGGCATCCACGATTCCAATGCCTCGCTCTATCCCCACATCCGGGCGCATTCCGCCCCCTTCTCAACCGTATCCACCGGCACTTGGGTGGTGGTGATGGCGGTCGGCTCCCGCTCAGAAGCACTGGACCCGGCCCGCGACACGCTGCTCAATGTCAGTGCCGAAGGCCAGCCAGTGCCGTCCGCCCGCTTCATGGGCGGGCGGGAATTCGAAATCGTGCGCGATGGCGCCGACACCGAAGCAACACCGCAGGCGGCAGCCCGCGTGCTGGATACCGGCATCATGTTGCTGCCCTCCGTCGTACCGGGTACCGGGCCCTACCCCGGCCGAACGATGGCATGGATCGGCACGGAACCCGCTGTCGGCAGCGCGGAACGCTCGGCCGCGCTGGCCTTCTACCTTGCGCTGATGACGGCCACCTGCCTGCGGCTGGCCGGGCACCGGGGCGACATCTTCGTCGAAGGCCCGTTTACACAGAACGGCAGCTACCTCGACATGCTGGCAGCGGTCACCGACGACCGGGTGCTGAAGATGCGCTCTTCCACCGGCACGAGCATCGGCGCGGCCCTCCTGTTCTCGGACGATGCACCGGATCTGCGGCCCAGCCTGCATGCTGCGACGGCCAACGCTGCGGCCCTGCGATCCTACGCTTCGCGGTGGCAGGCAGAGGTCGATCAGGTGTAG
- a CDS encoding sugar ABC transporter ATP-binding protein, translated as MSVKPVISLDGITKTFPGVKALSEVMLELHPGEVTALVGENGAGKSTTVKILTGIYQPDGGVIRMDGEAVNFPTAHHASAAGITAIHQETVLFDELSVAENIFLGHAPRTKLGLIDGRAVKRRAKALLAEIGAQIDPDARLRDLGIASKHLVAIARALSIDARVVIMDEPTAALSQKEIGELYELIEQLKAQGKAILFISHKFDEIFRIADNYAVFRDGAFVGAGKIAEVSEGELVQMMVGRTVDQIFPERAHDVGDEVLQVVGYDHPTEFEGIGFTLRRGEILGFYGLVGAGRSEFMQALFGITQPAKGVTKMDGRIRVIRSPADAVAAGIVYVPEDRGKQGAVTGLPIFQNVTLPSLGRTSKNGFIRMAEEFALAREYTSRLDLRAASLDQDVGTLSGGNQQKVVIAKWLATAPQVIILDEPTKGIDIGSKAAVHAFMAELAAAGLAVIMVSSEIPEIMGMSDRVIVMREGRIVAELEGESLTPERLVRNAAGIAGEAA; from the coding sequence ATGAGCGTGAAACCCGTCATATCGCTTGACGGCATTACCAAGACGTTCCCCGGCGTGAAGGCGCTGTCGGAGGTGATGCTGGAGCTTCATCCCGGTGAGGTGACCGCGCTGGTGGGCGAGAACGGTGCCGGGAAATCGACCACGGTGAAGATCCTGACAGGCATCTACCAGCCGGACGGCGGGGTGATCCGCATGGACGGCGAGGCGGTCAACTTTCCCACCGCGCACCACGCCAGCGCCGCCGGGATCACGGCGATCCACCAGGAAACGGTTTTGTTCGACGAGTTGAGCGTGGCGGAGAATATCTTTCTGGGCCACGCGCCGCGCACGAAGCTCGGGCTGATCGACGGGCGCGCGGTGAAGCGGCGGGCGAAGGCCCTGCTGGCGGAGATCGGCGCGCAGATCGACCCGGATGCCCGCCTGCGCGACCTCGGCATCGCCAGCAAGCATCTGGTGGCCATCGCGCGGGCGCTTTCGATCGACGCGCGAGTGGTGATCATGGACGAGCCGACGGCGGCGCTGAGCCAGAAGGAAATCGGCGAGCTATATGAGCTGATCGAGCAGCTGAAGGCGCAGGGCAAGGCGATCCTGTTCATCAGCCACAAGTTCGACGAGATTTTTCGCATCGCCGACAACTACGCGGTGTTCCGCGACGGTGCCTTCGTGGGTGCCGGGAAGATCGCCGAGGTAAGCGAGGGCGAACTGGTGCAGATGATGGTCGGCCGGACGGTGGACCAGATCTTCCCCGAGCGCGCGCATGACGTGGGCGACGAGGTTTTGCAGGTGGTGGGCTACGACCACCCGACCGAGTTCGAGGGCATCGGCTTCACCCTGCGCAGGGGCGAGATACTTGGTTTCTACGGGCTGGTCGGCGCCGGCCGGTCGGAATTCATGCAGGCGCTTTTTGGCATTACACAACCGGCCAAGGGCGTGACGAAGATGGACGGGCGCATCCGCGTCATCCGCTCGCCCGCCGACGCGGTGGCGGCAGGGATCGTGTACGTGCCGGAGGATCGCGGCAAGCAGGGCGCGGTGACGGGATTGCCGATCTTCCAGAACGTGACGCTGCCGTCCTTGGGGCGCACCTCTAAGAACGGCTTCATCCGCATGGCGGAGGAATTCGCGCTGGCGCGGGAATACACATCGCGGCTCGATCTGCGGGCGGCTTCGCTCGATCAGGATGTGGGCACGCTCTCGGGCGGCAACCAGCAGAAGGTGGTGATCGCCAAATGGCTGGCGACAGCACCGCAGGTGATCATCCTCGACGAGCCGACCAAGGGCATCGACATCGGCAGCAAGGCCGCGGTGCACGCCTTCATGGCGGAACTGGCGGCGGCGGGGCTGGCGGTGATCATGGTCTCCTCCGAGATACCGGAGATCATGGGCATGTCCGATAGGGTGATCGTGATGCGCGAGGGCCGGATCGTGGCCGAACTGGAGGGCGAGAGCCTGACGCCGGAGCGACTGGTGCGCAACGCCGCCGGCATTGCGGGAGAGGCGGCATGA
- a CDS encoding HesA/MoeB/ThiF family protein, with amino-acid sequence MSFSDEELERYARHIVLREVGGTGQRKLSAATVAVVGAGGLGSPALMYLAAAGVGRLRVIDDDTVSLSNLQRQVLHRTEAVGRKKTASAGETLQTINPHVVVEEMDLRLGEDNVGDLLAGADVVLDGSDSFATRSLVNRACVEASQPLVSAAMSQWEGQISLFDPARGGPCYTCIFPTPPAPGQAPSCAEAGIMGALAGVMGSMMAGETIKWIVGAGQPLRGEMLIYDALWGETRKIGLKRREGCAVCGG; translated from the coding sequence ATGAGTTTTTCCGACGAGGAACTGGAGCGGTATGCGCGGCACATCGTGCTGCGAGAGGTGGGCGGAACCGGCCAGCGCAAGCTGAGCGCGGCCACGGTGGCAGTGGTCGGCGCGGGCGGCCTGGGCAGTCCGGCGTTGATGTACCTGGCGGCGGCCGGTGTCGGCAGGTTGCGGGTGATCGACGATGACACGGTGAGCCTGTCCAACCTGCAGAGGCAGGTGTTGCACCGGACCGAAGCGGTGGGCCGGAAGAAGACGGCGAGTGCTGGCGAGACATTGCAGACGATCAACCCGCACGTGGTGGTGGAGGAGATGGACCTGCGGCTGGGCGAGGACAATGTCGGTGATCTGCTGGCCGGAGCGGACGTGGTGCTGGACGGCAGCGACAGTTTCGCGACCCGCAGCCTCGTCAACCGGGCCTGTGTGGAAGCTTCGCAGCCATTGGTTTCGGCGGCGATGAGCCAGTGGGAGGGGCAGATCAGCCTGTTCGACCCGGCCCGGGGCGGCCCTTGCTACACCTGCATCTTCCCGACACCGCCAGCGCCGGGGCAGGCGCCGAGCTGCGCGGAGGCGGGGATCATGGGCGCGTTGGCCGGGGTTATGGGCAGCATGATGGCGGGTGAGACGATCAAGTGGATTGTCGGCGCCGGCCAGCCGCTGCGGGGTGAGATGCTGATCTATGATGCGCTGTGGGGAGAAACCCGGAAGATCGGCCTGAAGCGGCGCGAAGGCTGTGCTGTGTGCGGCGGGTGA
- a CDS encoding class I SAM-dependent methyltransferase yields the protein MDIIGTALLEYHNGERNRRLMIHRDDGFCEPLPPAAFFADAPLPHEADILGSPTGPVLDIGCGAGRHLLWLRERGIAATGLDVSSGALETCRLRGCRDVLRADVLAPGALHGLGPFATILLFGQNIGLGVTPRGVGALLRTLAPLLTPEGRIVFTSVDTRLRKQIAHVTYRQANVAAGRPPGHNRFRLEYDGTFGPWFDWLYLGPEKAAKLAATCGFQATRTVRWQPETYAMELRRV from the coding sequence ATGGACATTATCGGCACGGCCCTGCTGGAGTATCACAACGGCGAACGCAATCGCCGGCTGATGATCCACAGGGACGACGGTTTTTGCGAACCGCTGCCGCCCGCCGCGTTCTTCGCCGATGCACCGCTGCCGCACGAGGCCGACATCCTCGGTTCGCCCACCGGCCCCGTGCTGGACATCGGCTGCGGCGCGGGTCGTCACCTGCTGTGGCTCCGCGAGCGCGGGATAGCGGCCACGGGGCTGGATGTCTCGTCCGGAGCGCTGGAGACCTGTCGACTGCGCGGCTGCCGCGATGTATTGCGGGCGGATGTCCTCGCCCCCGGTGCCTTGCACGGTCTTGGCCCCTTCGCCACCATCCTGCTTTTCGGCCAGAACATCGGTCTGGGCGTCACCCCGCGCGGCGTCGGCGCCCTGCTCCGCACACTTGCGCCCCTGCTGACACCCGAAGGCCGCATCGTCTTCACCTCGGTCGATACCCGTCTCCGCAAGCAAATTGCGCACGTTACCTACCGGCAAGCCAATGTCGCCGCCGGCAGACCTCCCGGCCACAATCGTTTTCGCCTCGAATACGACGGCACCTTCGGCCCATGGTTCGACTGGCTCTACCTTGGCCCCGAGAAGGCCGCGAAACTGGCCGCCACCTGCGGTTTTCAAGCCACCCGCACAGTGCGCTGGCAGCCGGAGACCTATGCGATGGAATTGCGGCGCGTCTGA